In Thermodesulfobacteriota bacterium, a single genomic region encodes these proteins:
- the accC gene encoding acetyl-CoA carboxylase biotin carboxylase subunit has protein sequence MFKKILIANRGEIAVRIIRACRDLGVSTVAVYSDADRRSLHVALADEAYHIGGSAPGESYLNKEKIIDAARKSGAEAIHPGFGFLSENESFADMCEKSGIVFIGPSPEAIRLMGDKITARKIAHDIKVPLVPGSDGAVSDVEASVIADEIGYPVMIKASAGGGGKGMRLVRSKDEFDSSLRMARSEARSAFGDDSVFVERFIERPRHIEIQIIADAEGNTLYLFERECSIQRRHQKVIEEAPSSAISARTRKRMGEVAVRIAKAVKYKGAGTIEFIMDQSQNFYFLEMNTRVQVEHPVTELITGFDIVKWMIRIAAGEKLPFKQKSIAMKGHALECRVYAENPETNFLPSPGVIEYLKTPSGPGIRNDSSIYNGCEITSFYDPMLSKLIVWAETREAAIRRMESALREYVVLGVKTNIGFLIRVMNNEEFRKGKIDTGFIERHPELLKPPVLEIEPALIAAALSMSGAESAGQPAQKPASNWKLFGRRSGVSRSPLA, from the coding sequence ATGTTCAAAAAGATTCTCATAGCCAACAGGGGGGAAATCGCGGTAAGGATTATACGGGCCTGCAGGGACCTGGGCGTGAGCACCGTTGCCGTCTATTCGGACGCCGACAGGCGCTCCCTCCACGTAGCGCTCGCCGACGAAGCGTACCACATAGGAGGCTCCGCCCCCGGAGAAAGCTACCTTAATAAAGAGAAAATAATAGACGCTGCAAGAAAGTCAGGCGCCGAGGCGATACACCCGGGATTCGGCTTCCTTTCCGAGAACGAGTCCTTCGCCGACATGTGCGAAAAATCGGGAATCGTGTTCATAGGGCCCTCACCCGAGGCGATACGCCTGATGGGGGATAAAATAACGGCGAGAAAAATCGCCCACGACATTAAAGTGCCGCTCGTGCCCGGCTCGGACGGAGCTGTGAGCGATGTCGAGGCGTCCGTAATCGCCGACGAGATCGGATATCCGGTTATGATCAAAGCGTCGGCCGGCGGGGGCGGGAAGGGGATGAGGCTCGTGAGGAGCAAGGACGAGTTCGACAGCTCACTCCGCATGGCGAGGAGCGAGGCGCGCTCGGCCTTCGGGGACGATTCGGTCTTCGTCGAAAGGTTTATCGAGCGTCCGAGGCACATAGAGATACAGATAATAGCCGACGCGGAAGGTAATACTCTCTACCTGTTCGAGCGCGAATGCTCGATACAGAGGAGGCACCAGAAGGTGATCGAAGAAGCCCCGTCGTCAGCTATCAGCGCAAGAACGAGGAAGCGGATGGGCGAAGTCGCGGTGCGGATCGCAAAGGCGGTTAAATACAAGGGGGCCGGAACTATCGAGTTCATAATGGACCAGAGCCAGAACTTCTACTTCCTCGAGATGAACACGAGGGTCCAGGTGGAGCATCCGGTGACGGAGCTGATAACCGGCTTCGATATAGTGAAGTGGATGATAAGAATAGCCGCGGGAGAGAAGCTCCCGTTCAAGCAGAAGAGCATCGCCATGAAGGGGCACGCGCTCGAGTGCAGGGTTTACGCAGAGAACCCCGAGACGAATTTCCTTCCGTCTCCGGGCGTGATCGAATATTTAAAAACACCGAGCGGACCGGGTATAAGGAACGATTCATCCATATATAACGGCTGCGAGATAACCTCCTTCTACGACCCGATGTTATCCAAGCTCATCGTCTGGGCTGAAACGAGAGAAGCCGCGATCAGGAGAATGGAATCTGCGCTGCGGGAATACGTTGTGCTCGGCGTGAAGACGAACATCGGATTCCTCATACGCGTCATGAACAACGAGGAATTCCGGAAAGGCAAGATCGATACCGGGTTCATAGAAAGACACCCCGAACTTTTAAAACCGCCGGTTCTGGAAATTGAACCGGCATTGATAGCAGCAGCACTCTCGATGAGCGGTGCCGAAAGCGCCGGTCAGCCGGCACAGAAACCGGCATCGAACTGGAAACTCTTTGGCAGAAGATCAGGCGTATCCAGGAGCCCCCTTGCATGA
- the thiE gene encoding thiamine phosphate synthase gives MKHRLKGLYVITDKKLIPRDRFIETVEKALRGGANVVQLREKDTPADEVVELGKALLKLTRKYGVPLIINDSIEAAKEIGADGVHLGEEDAPVDRAREVLGEDKIIGVSCYGKIERGINAERSGADYVAFGTPFFTPTKPERTPTSFDVLRVAVSKIKSIPIFAIGGITSKNVDSVLETGVDGIAVITSVFGAEDPEKAARGLSSIAERYLKKKGLNPAPKPLY, from the coding sequence ATGAAGCATAGGCTGAAAGGGCTTTACGTGATCACGGACAAGAAGCTCATACCGAGGGACAGATTCATCGAGACAGTGGAAAAAGCGCTTCGCGGCGGAGCGAATGTAGTTCAGCTGAGGGAGAAAGATACGCCCGCGGATGAGGTAGTCGAGCTCGGGAAAGCCCTCCTGAAATTGACGAGGAAATACGGCGTCCCGCTTATAATCAACGACTCCATCGAAGCGGCGAAGGAGATAGGGGCCGACGGCGTTCACCTAGGCGAAGAAGATGCGCCGGTCGATCGCGCTAGGGAGGTGCTCGGGGAGGACAAGATCATCGGCGTTTCCTGCTACGGGAAGATCGAACGAGGAATCAATGCAGAGCGGAGTGGGGCTGATTACGTCGCCTTCGGGACCCCGTTCTTCACGCCGACCAAGCCCGAAAGGACACCTACGTCGTTCGATGTCCTGAGAGTAGCTGTATCGAAAATCAAGAGCATCCCGATATTCGCTATCGGGGGTATAACCTCTAAAAACGTCGATTCCGTACTCGAAACAGGTGTCGACGGCATCGCTGTCATCACCTCCGTATTCGGTGCGGAGGATCCGGAGAAAGCGGCGAGGGGGCTTTCATCCATCGCCGAACGGTATTTGAAAAAAAAGGGATTGAATCCCGCTCCTAAACCACTATATTGA
- the thrC gene encoding threonine synthase codes for MSNYRAWFSCIDENCGETYPLNEIIYRCRKCGNLLEVTHDIDTLKEKSAQEWKNLFDNRYRKQSWPHGSSVWGKKEWVCPYVDDDNVVSMYEGATNLFWAERFGEQIGMEDIWIKMCGNSHTGSFKDLGMTVLVSVVNQMIAEGKDIPAVACASTGDTSAALAAYCASAGIPAIVFLPKDKVSIAQLVQPISNGALVLSLDTDFDGCMEMVQKVCTENNIYLANSINSLRIEGQKTISIELCQQFDWEVPDWIIIPGGNLGNISALGKGFLIMKELGLIDKLPRLVCAQAEHANPLYLSYLKNFEEFHPVKAKTTLANAIQIGNPVSVNKAIRIIKEFDGIVEQASEDELSNACAIVDKTGTFNCPHTGVALAAFLKLKERKVFRPSDRIVIISTAHGLKFVEFKIGYHKGELEGVFSKYANKPVELPPDYNAVTDAIFKAIGKH; via the coding sequence ATGAGCAATTACAGGGCCTGGTTCAGCTGTATCGACGAAAATTGCGGGGAAACATACCCTCTCAACGAGATTATTTACCGCTGCAGGAAGTGCGGAAATCTGCTGGAAGTAACCCATGATATCGACACCCTTAAGGAGAAATCCGCACAGGAATGGAAAAACCTCTTCGATAACCGTTACAGGAAACAGAGCTGGCCCCACGGGAGCTCCGTCTGGGGCAAGAAAGAATGGGTATGCCCTTACGTAGACGACGACAATGTGGTGTCCATGTACGAAGGAGCGACCAACCTTTTCTGGGCGGAGAGGTTCGGCGAGCAGATCGGGATGGAAGATATATGGATAAAGATGTGCGGGAACAGCCATACGGGCTCTTTCAAGGACCTGGGGATGACCGTGCTCGTATCGGTCGTCAATCAGATGATAGCCGAGGGGAAGGATATTCCGGCCGTGGCCTGCGCGTCCACGGGGGACACATCGGCCGCCCTTGCCGCGTATTGCGCTTCGGCGGGAATACCCGCCATAGTATTCCTCCCCAAAGACAAGGTCTCCATAGCCCAGCTCGTGCAGCCTATCTCGAACGGCGCGCTTGTTCTGTCGCTGGATACGGACTTCGACGGCTGCATGGAGATGGTGCAGAAGGTATGCACGGAGAACAACATATACCTGGCGAATTCAATTAACTCTCTCCGCATCGAAGGGCAAAAGACGATAAGCATAGAGCTATGCCAGCAGTTCGACTGGGAGGTGCCTGACTGGATCATAATCCCGGGCGGCAACCTGGGAAATATTTCCGCTCTGGGAAAGGGATTCCTAATCATGAAGGAGCTCGGGCTCATAGACAAGCTCCCGCGCCTCGTGTGCGCTCAGGCCGAGCACGCAAACCCCCTCTACCTAAGCTACCTTAAAAACTTCGAGGAGTTCCACCCCGTCAAAGCGAAGACAACGCTCGCGAACGCCATACAGATCGGAAACCCGGTGAGCGTAAACAAGGCCATAAGAATAATAAAGGAATTCGACGGCATAGTGGAGCAGGCAAGCGAAGACGAGCTCTCAAACGCCTGCGCGATCGTCGACAAGACGGGGACGTTCAACTGCCCTCACACCGGAGTCGCTCTCGCGGCGTTCCTCAAACTCAAGGAGAGAAAGGTGTTCAGGCCTTCCGACAGGATCGTGATAATATCGACTGCGCATGGGTTGAAATTCGTCGAGTTCAAGATCGGCTACCACAAGGGCGAGCTCGAAGGAGTTTTCTCAAAGTACGCGAACAAGCCTGTCGAGCTCCCGCCTGACTATAACGCCGTGACGGACGCGATATTCAAGGCCATAGGGAAGCATTGA
- a CDS encoding acyl-CoA carboxylase subunit beta, translated as MKDKIAVLEEKEREAEAGGGEARIQKQHEIGKLTARERIELLIDKNTFVELDKFVVHRCTDFGMDSKKFLGDGVVTGYGKIDGRQVFVYAQDFTVFGGSLGMVHGKKICKVMDLAMQVGAPIVGLNDSGGARIQEGVESLGGYGEIFCRNVLASGVVPQISAIMGPCAGGAVYSPAITDFTVMVRNTSYMFITGPDVIKAVTHEEVNSEELGGAMVHNSRSGVAHFAVEDDKECIALVKELLSFLPSNNMEDPPRHPTDDPSDRKATALRAIVPENPNKPYDVKDVINAVVDEGYFFEVQEHYAQNIVIGFARMAGRVIGIVGNQPNILAGCLDIDASVKAGRFVRFCDCFNIPILTFEDVPGFLPGTSQEWGGIIKHGAKLLYAYSEATVPRVTVITRKAYGGAYDVMSSKHVRGDIVMAYPTAEIAVMGSEGAVNIISRAQIMQAEDQEAERAKLIEEYKERFANPYRAADLGFVDEVIRPEDTRPRVISAFEMLDGKRQSNPPKKHGNIPL; from the coding sequence ATGAAGGATAAAATTGCCGTACTCGAAGAAAAGGAAAGAGAGGCCGAAGCCGGGGGCGGCGAAGCGAGGATACAGAAACAGCACGAAATCGGCAAACTCACCGCTAGAGAAAGAATCGAACTCCTCATAGATAAAAACACATTCGTAGAGCTCGACAAGTTCGTCGTCCACAGATGCACCGATTTCGGTATGGACAGCAAGAAGTTCCTCGGGGACGGAGTCGTCACCGGATACGGCAAAATAGACGGGCGTCAGGTCTTCGTCTACGCCCAGGACTTTACCGTTTTCGGAGGGTCGCTCGGAATGGTCCACGGAAAGAAGATATGCAAGGTCATGGACCTCGCAATGCAGGTGGGCGCTCCGATAGTGGGACTCAACGACTCCGGAGGCGCGCGCATACAGGAAGGCGTGGAGAGCCTCGGAGGATACGGGGAGATATTCTGCAGGAACGTGCTCGCTTCAGGGGTCGTGCCGCAGATCTCCGCAATAATGGGGCCATGCGCGGGAGGCGCTGTCTATTCGCCGGCGATAACGGACTTCACCGTCATGGTCAGGAACACGAGCTATATGTTCATCACCGGGCCCGACGTGATAAAGGCCGTCACGCACGAGGAGGTGAACTCCGAGGAATTGGGCGGAGCGATGGTTCACAACTCGAGGAGCGGTGTCGCGCATTTCGCGGTCGAAGACGACAAGGAATGCATAGCGCTCGTAAAAGAGCTCCTCAGCTTCCTGCCTTCGAATAACATGGAAGACCCTCCCAGACACCCGACGGACGACCCTTCCGACAGGAAGGCTACCGCGCTCCGGGCGATAGTCCCTGAAAACCCGAACAAACCGTATGACGTAAAGGACGTAATAAACGCAGTAGTCGACGAAGGTTATTTTTTCGAGGTCCAGGAGCATTACGCCCAGAACATAGTGATAGGGTTCGCGCGCATGGCGGGCAGGGTGATAGGCATAGTCGGAAACCAGCCGAACATACTCGCCGGGTGTCTCGACATAGACGCCTCCGTAAAAGCCGGGAGATTCGTGAGGTTCTGCGACTGCTTCAACATACCCATCCTCACCTTCGAAGACGTGCCGGGCTTCCTCCCCGGAACATCGCAGGAGTGGGGCGGCATAATAAAGCACGGGGCCAAGCTGCTCTACGCCTACAGCGAAGCGACAGTCCCGAGGGTGACGGTCATTACGAGGAAAGCCTACGGCGGGGCGTACGACGTCATGTCGTCCAAACACGTCCGGGGCGACATTGTGATGGCATACCCGACAGCGGAAATCGCGGTCATGGGCTCGGAAGGCGCCGTCAATATTATTTCGCGCGCCCAGATCATGCAGGCCGAGGACCAGGAAGCGGAACGGGCGAAGCTCATCGAGGAATATAAGGAAAGGTTCGCAAACCCCTACAGGGCCGCAGACCTTGGATTCGTAGACGAAGTCATAAGGCCCGAAGATACGAGGCCGAGGGTGATCTCGGCGTTCGAGATGCTGGACGGGAAAAGACAGTCAAACCCCCCGAAAAAGCACGGGAACATACCACTCTAA
- a CDS encoding septum formation initiator family protein yields MERLIFRIIVILAVVSFLVYMFAREISQVYALHKENDKVKLEGKDLEMANNELRKRIDLIKSDKVYMEKVIREELGMIKTGEKIYRFKE; encoded by the coding sequence TTGGAAAGGCTAATATTCAGAATCATCGTAATACTGGCGGTCGTCTCGTTCCTGGTCTATATGTTCGCCAGGGAAATATCTCAGGTTTATGCTCTCCACAAGGAGAATGACAAAGTAAAGCTAGAGGGAAAGGACTTGGAAATGGCTAATAACGAGCTTAGGAAGAGAATAGATTTGATAAAATCGGACAAGGTATATATGGAGAAAGTTATAAGAGAAGAACTGGGGATGATCAAAACAGGTGAAAAAATATACAGATTTAAAGAATAA
- a CDS encoding diguanylate cyclase, giving the protein MKKYTDLKNKISYSNFLLGKVFILLLSALVFILIYKNSFHSLNFYSVLAALLLISTAGYRTLHFIRSGSTNIPLLERLEFSILYTLIFEIFLQIFGNDVFPLSFLLVPVLIYCFGWPGGILSLFIITVLRITLQPAMGALIEVSLLMITALVIGYLLKGNAAERMGSYIFQRNRGKKVVLPALISGGTGKDDNGEPVGLKELKSEIRNSLSILCDLVPNHSIVLYMKMDDGLYAIADFISKSRDYIDRGQRLNFRGGYLGWVLKTRTQVLITSIKNVRKNLIYYNKNVPVKSLLATPLFFKGERDKPEGEESIFGMIVVDSLQQDAFGDKEKMIVSLVSDRIVETIDRFLLSEKINLSSQELNSFYEFTQKLNSTSDVDVILDHIIDTLVRLFEADFVGLSLVDKEGGYSCLKRVSEGMKEHLHDKEIPHGDTLIGLVAESGNHFHFDDISARAKYRSVFGKEIDFALGIKNIKSVLIYPFHETYQDAESNDQDVLGCVVIGRRTKSPFNEGEISLAKIICRESAKSMTSSLNFQKVKELAIRDGLTGLYNHRHFQEMLSYTLAHSDRFSTEASLLLLDVDDLKVINDTYGHQAGDAVLSSIGELLTDTLRKVDIPARYGGDEFAVILPNTNKTGSITVAEKIRSRLKRVSLKSDSRDITVSFSIGIATYPQCANGKELLIEKADRALYESKNHGKNKITHYEDISLEELGS; this is encoded by the coding sequence GTGAAAAAATATACAGATTTAAAGAATAAAATATCGTACTCGAATTTTTTACTCGGAAAGGTGTTCATTCTTTTACTTTCCGCGCTCGTATTTATTCTTATTTATAAAAACAGCTTTCATTCGCTCAATTTTTATTCTGTTCTTGCAGCCCTGCTTCTGATTTCCACGGCGGGTTACAGGACGCTTCATTTCATAAGGTCGGGCTCGACGAATATCCCTCTCCTTGAAAGGCTCGAGTTCTCGATTCTCTATACGCTTATATTTGAAATCTTTTTACAGATCTTCGGGAACGATGTCTTCCCCCTCTCCTTTCTGCTTGTCCCCGTACTGATCTATTGTTTCGGATGGCCGGGCGGAATACTCTCGTTATTCATCATAACGGTTCTCCGGATAACCCTTCAACCGGCTATGGGCGCGCTGATCGAGGTCTCCCTGCTCATGATCACGGCTCTGGTGATCGGATATTTACTGAAGGGCAATGCGGCGGAGAGGATGGGTTCATACATATTCCAGAGGAACAGGGGGAAGAAGGTCGTACTGCCTGCGCTTATATCCGGGGGGACCGGGAAAGACGACAATGGCGAGCCCGTAGGCCTGAAGGAGCTCAAGAGCGAAATAAGGAATTCCCTCAGCATACTTTGCGACCTCGTGCCCAACCACAGCATCGTGCTCTATATGAAGATGGACGACGGGCTATACGCCATAGCTGATTTCATATCCAAGAGCAGGGATTATATAGACAGGGGACAGAGGCTTAACTTCCGCGGAGGGTATCTGGGCTGGGTGCTCAAGACCAGGACCCAGGTCCTTATTACGAGCATAAAGAACGTGAGGAAGAATCTCATATACTATAATAAAAACGTGCCCGTCAAATCCCTCCTCGCGACCCCTCTTTTTTTTAAAGGCGAAAGAGACAAACCGGAAGGCGAAGAAAGCATATTCGGCATGATCGTGGTCGACAGCCTGCAGCAGGACGCGTTCGGCGATAAGGAGAAAATGATAGTTTCGCTCGTATCGGACAGAATAGTGGAAACGATAGACAGGTTCCTGCTTTCGGAGAAGATCAATCTCAGCTCGCAGGAGCTGAATTCGTTCTACGAGTTTACCCAGAAGCTCAATTCGACGAGCGACGTGGACGTAATTCTGGATCATATTATCGACACGCTTGTAAGGCTGTTCGAGGCCGACTTCGTCGGCTTATCGCTCGTTGATAAGGAGGGCGGCTACAGCTGTCTTAAAAGGGTGAGCGAAGGCATGAAGGAGCATCTCCACGATAAGGAGATCCCGCACGGCGATACGCTCATAGGGCTCGTCGCGGAGAGCGGAAACCACTTCCACTTCGACGACATATCGGCCAGGGCTAAATACAGGAGCGTTTTCGGGAAGGAAATCGACTTCGCTCTCGGCATCAAGAACATAAAGTCCGTCCTTATATACCCGTTCCACGAGACCTATCAGGACGCCGAGAGCAACGACCAGGACGTCCTCGGCTGTGTCGTCATAGGTCGGCGTACGAAGAGCCCGTTTAACGAGGGCGAGATAAGCCTCGCAAAGATTATCTGCCGCGAGTCGGCCAAGTCCATGACGTCGTCCCTGAACTTCCAGAAGGTGAAGGAGCTCGCGATCAGGGACGGGCTGACCGGGTTATATAACCACAGGCACTTTCAGGAGATGCTCTCCTATACGCTGGCCCATTCCGACAGGTTCTCGACGGAGGCTTCTCTGCTGCTGCTCGATGTGGATGATTTGAAGGTCATCAACGATACGTACGGACATCAGGCGGGCGACGCCGTACTTTCCTCGATCGGCGAGCTGTTGACCGACACTTTAAGAAAGGTCGATATACCCGCCAGGTACGGAGGAGACGAATTCGCGGTAATACTCCCCAACACTAATAAAACGGGATCGATCACCGTCGCTGAAAAAATCAGGAGCAGGCTGAAACGTGTCTCTCTGAAATCGGATTCACGTGACATAACCGTCTCATTCAGCATCGGTATCGCGACCTACCCCCAGTGTGCGAACGGTAAGGAATTACTGATCGAGAAGGCGGACCGTGCGCTCTACGAATCGAAGAACCACGGTAAAAACAAGATAACGCACTACGAGGACATATCGCTCGAGGAGCTTGGGAGCTAG
- a CDS encoding acylphosphatase produces MLKSKVHLRIQGRVQGVFFRASAMDKARALGLTGWVRNNPDGSVEVVAEGPREDVEKLVAWSYQGPRHAVVTSVEVDWEPCIDEYTDFTIE; encoded by the coding sequence ATGTTGAAAAGCAAAGTGCATCTCAGGATCCAAGGGCGAGTTCAGGGCGTGTTCTTCAGGGCATCTGCCATGGATAAAGCGAGGGCGCTCGGACTGACGGGCTGGGTGAGGAATAATCCGGACGGTTCTGTCGAGGTCGTAGCGGAAGGGCCCAGAGAAGACGTCGAAAAGCTCGTTGCCTGGTCCTATCAGGGTCCGAGACACGCAGTCGTAACCAGCGTCGAGGTGGATTGGGAGCCGTGTATTGATGAATATACCGATTTCACTATCGAATAA
- the rsmA gene encoding 16S rRNA (adenine(1518)-N(6)/adenine(1519)-N(6))-dimethyltransferase RsmA — MTDERRKEFNPREFFQGGKTFPKKSLGQNFITDKRVIERIIESAGISREDEVLEIGPGMGALTLALAERAGRVVAIEKDERVIDSLRGLLESYPDTRIIQGDCLKLDYSDFYRGRKMKVVSNLPYSISTPVLIKLLGDREMFSSLILMLQLEVGERITASPGGRQYGSLSVLIQTYMDVKILFRVPPSAFWPKPKVDSVVLKFVPLFRPRVPVSDERLHERVLRAAFSSRRKMLGNSLRSLLPKEAVDSVLDSCGIDRTRRAETLTIEEFGRLAEEVARCHSDELIPGRSQGIE; from the coding sequence ATGACGGACGAACGAAGAAAAGAATTCAACCCCAGGGAATTTTTCCAGGGCGGAAAAACGTTTCCGAAAAAGAGCCTCGGTCAGAATTTTATAACCGACAAAAGGGTGATAGAGAGGATTATCGAGTCGGCCGGGATTTCGCGGGAGGACGAGGTTCTTGAAATCGGACCCGGCATGGGAGCGCTCACGCTTGCGCTTGCGGAGAGGGCCGGGAGGGTCGTTGCGATAGAGAAGGACGAACGTGTAATAGACAGCTTGCGCGGGCTCCTGGAAAGCTACCCCGATACGCGAATAATTCAGGGAGACTGCCTCAAGCTCGACTACAGTGATTTCTACAGGGGCAGGAAGATGAAAGTCGTATCGAATCTCCCGTACAGCATTTCGACGCCGGTCCTCATAAAGCTTCTCGGAGACCGGGAAATGTTCTCGTCCCTCATCCTGATGCTCCAACTCGAGGTCGGGGAGAGGATTACCGCTTCACCCGGAGGCAGGCAATACGGTTCCCTGTCGGTGCTGATTCAAACGTACATGGATGTTAAAATATTGTTCCGTGTTCCGCCCTCGGCGTTCTGGCCGAAGCCGAAAGTCGATTCAGTCGTGCTCAAGTTCGTCCCTCTTTTCCGGCCCAGGGTTCCTGTTTCGGATGAACGGCTCCACGAGAGGGTGCTGAGGGCCGCATTTTCATCGAGGAGGAAAATGCTCGGCAATTCACTGCGTTCGTTATTGCCCAAAGAAGCCGTCGATAGCGTGCTCGACTCGTGCGGCATAGACAGGACGAGGCGCGCCGAGACCCTCACTATAGAGGAATTCGGCAGGCTCGCGGAGGAGGTGGCGCGATGCCATAGTGACGAGCTTATTCCCGGCCGCTCACAGGGCATTGAATGA
- a CDS encoding MBL fold metallo-hydrolase, which translates to MIIKCIPGGIFLTNCYIIGDEETREAILVDPGEQVDDILDEVKRSGLKITKIVNTHTHIDHVAGAVEVKEALGVGFYIHPEEEPVLQALPESAMRFPQFGDVSVPEIEGYIEEGDEIEIGNLSAKVLHTPGHTWGSICLVIDDQVISGDTLFAGSVGRVDLTGGTSMRELVRSIKTKLMVLPDSYKVHPGHGPSTTIGIERRSNPFLTGDLIIL; encoded by the coding sequence ATGATAATTAAATGCATACCTGGCGGTATTTTTCTTACCAACTGCTATATAATCGGGGACGAGGAGACGAGAGAGGCTATACTCGTCGATCCGGGGGAGCAGGTCGACGATATTCTGGATGAGGTTAAAAGGTCGGGACTGAAAATCACAAAGATCGTCAATACGCATACCCATATAGACCATGTGGCCGGTGCGGTGGAGGTGAAAGAGGCTCTTGGTGTGGGATTTTATATCCATCCCGAGGAGGAGCCCGTGCTTCAGGCGCTTCCCGAGTCCGCGATGAGGTTCCCGCAGTTCGGCGACGTAAGCGTTCCGGAGATAGAGGGTTATATAGAGGAAGGGGATGAGATAGAGATCGGCAATCTCAGTGCGAAGGTGCTGCACACCCCCGGTCATACCTGGGGGAGCATATGCCTTGTCATAGATGATCAGGTTATTTCTGGGGACACGCTCTTTGCGGGGAGCGTGGGCAGGGTCGATCTCACGGGCGGGACGTCCATGAGAGAGCTCGTCCGCTCGATCAAGACGAAGCTCATGGTGCTGCCGGATTCCTATAAAGTGCACCCCGGACACGGGCCTTCGACGACTATCGGTATTGAAAGGAGATCGAATCCGTTCTTGACCGGCGATTTGATTATCTTATAA
- a CDS encoding biotin/lipoyl-containing protein encodes MTYTFKIRDQIYKISLEKEDSLLQMEIEGRSVDVDFEKIEDNLYSVLIDGKSMTIGVFRRGKKVQVFIEGELYELEAVSEREQRKTSHIVSGVQEIKSPMPSRVVKILKGEGDEVAPDEGLIVIEAMKMESELKSPIAGTIKNLMVKEGDAVESGTVLLVVSSE; translated from the coding sequence ATGACATACACCTTTAAGATCAGAGATCAAATCTATAAGATCAGCCTTGAAAAAGAAGACAGCCTGCTGCAGATGGAAATCGAGGGCAGGAGCGTTGACGTGGATTTCGAGAAAATCGAGGACAACCTTTACTCGGTCCTGATAGACGGGAAGTCCATGACCATAGGGGTTTTCAGGAGAGGCAAGAAAGTCCAGGTCTTTATCGAAGGAGAGCTTTACGAGCTCGAAGCCGTCTCCGAAAGGGAGCAGCGCAAGACCTCGCACATCGTTTCGGGCGTCCAGGAGATCAAGTCGCCCATGCCGAGCAGGGTTGTGAAAATCCTCAAGGGCGAAGGCGATGAAGTGGCGCCCGACGAGGGGCTCATCGTGATCGAAGCCATGAAGATGGAGAGCGAGCTCAAGTCACCGATCGCCGGAACAATAAAGAACTTGATGGTCAAGGAAGGCGACGCTGTCGAATCCGGTACCGTCTTACTCGTAGTCTCGTCGGAATAA